The stretch of DNA AAAGCGGTCGCCCGCTTTCTCACGCAGCCCGCTCATTTCCTGCAGGCGGTCAAAACGGTTTAGCGAACGCAGCGTGGCAGAGGTGACTATCACGTGCGGCACCTTGCGCCAGAGCATTTTCTCCAGCTGATCGCTAACGCGGATGCCCACGCAGTGGAAGAAAAGATGCGGCTGCCCCTCACGGATTTCACGCGTGACCCACTTCGACACCGGCGCGCCGGAGGCCTGCTCCATCGCCGCCAGCTTCCACAGTTTGCTCTGCGCTTCAAAGAAGCCTAGCGCCCTGTTCATTTGCAGCAGCGCCCGGTGCAGGCGCACGATGTCATGGCTGGCGGTTTTTTCACTCAGATCGTTCAGCAGCGCTTCAGACAGGCTACGCAGGGCCTCCATCAGCTTTGCCAGCCGCTGGCAAATGACCATCACCTCTTCGGGCAGCACGCCCATCTCAAAGCGGTGCTCCCCTTCCCGCTCGCCCGGCAGCCACAGGCCGACGATAGCGTGAAACGACTGCAGCAGCTCGTAAACTTCATCGCAGTGGTTGGTCAAACGTTCAGGAGAGGTCAGCGGCGGCGGGCTTTTTGGCCGGAACTGTGCCATGCAGGTTTCCACCAGCTTGCTGAACAGGTCCAGCTGCAGGCGGCTGTAGCCCGGCGTGACCTCGGCGCTCATCTCCAGCGCGTCGCGTGCCACGTCGGCAAGGTGATGCCCTTCGTCCAGCACCAGCAGCAGGTTTTTCGCTTCCGGCAGCACCGCATCGCTTTCCAGCGCCGCCATCACCAGCGCATGGTTGGCGACCACCACTTCCGCCTCGTCGATTTCGCGGCGTGCCACAAAGAACGGGCACTCTTTGTACCAGTGGCAGTTCCGCCCCAGGCAGCTGGCTTTATCGGTGCTTAGCCGCCGCCAGAGGTCATCCTCGATGGCCTCGTCGGTATGATCGCGCAGCCCGTCCCATTTATAGCCGTCGAGGCTGGCTTTGAGTTTGGCGCAGCGCTGCTGCTCGGCTTTGCTGGTCGGCGCCATCTCATCATCGAGAAAGGCCAGCAAATCGCCCTGGGTAAAGTTGTCGGTTGCCAGCGCGGCCAGGTTACGCGGGCAGACGTAACGCCCACGGCCAAAGGCGGCGGTAAATTTCAGGTCAGGAATGATTTTGCGCAACAGCGGCAGGTCTTTGCTGTAAATCTGATCCTGCAGTGCGACGTTGGCGGTGCTGACCACCAGCGTTTTTTGGTCTCCCCTGGCGATGGCAATGCCGGGAATCAGGTAAGAGAGGGTTTTGCCGACGCCGGTCGGTGCTTCGATAGCCAGATGCCGCCCTTCCTCACCGGCGAGGGTCTTCGCCACCTCGGCGATCATCTGCCGCTGAGGCGCTCGCGGAATAAAGTCCGGGATCTGCTGCTGTAGCGCCTTATACCAGGCACCGATTTGCGCTTTTTGCGCCGACGACAAAGCCATAACATCACTTCTACTGTATAAACAGCCACTATTGTTTCACTTTTACTCCCCTGACAGTAGCGTTTTTTCCTCTTCTGCGAAGCTCATTGCGGAAAACGTTTTAACCGCACTCCGGCGGCTAAAACGTGAGGGTGATTTTTATACGAGCCAGGCGGCCAGCTTTTCGGCCTGCAGGGCAAAGCGGTTAAACAGCCGCTTTAACACTTCCGGCTCGAGCTGGTGAAACGGCAGGCTGCTCCACTGCACGACCTGCTGTTGTTCAGGCAGCAGCCCGGTGAGCACCGGCGGGTAATCCATTCCCAGCAGGTTTGCCTGCAGCAGCACCGAGAGGGTTTCGGTGTCGCTCAGCCGGGTTGGCCGCACGGGCAAAATACAACTCAGCAGCAGGTGCCCCACCGGGGACTCGCTGATCTCCAGCGTTAAGCCCTCGGCAAGCTCTATGGAATAGCCTTCGGCGTTCTCCAGCTCGGCTTTTTGGCCGAGATCATCGGTCAGCAGCGGCTGCAAAATTTGCGCTAGTTTTGAAGGTGCGGGCATCGTTAGTTACCTAAAATTCGCCGGAAAGCGGCGGTCACGGAGTTAGAACGAGGCCGCGTTCGGGCCGGGGCTGGCGCGGCGCCGTAAACGTCGGGTGGAATCACCGGCGGCTCGCGGTAGACCGGTCGGCTATTCATGCCGTGCACAGGCGCGTGGGCATGCATCGGCGGCGGTCCGTAGCTGTAAACCGGTGCCGCAGCGGGTGGCGGCCCGTAATGAAAAGCAGGCCCGGAGGCCGGAAGCGGGATGGTGCTGTACATATTTCCCGGTGCCGGTGGCGGCGGTGCGTAAATCGGCATTGGTGCCGGACGAACATCGATGGAGTTTGCCCGCCGACGAGGCGCTGCGGGCGGTACCGCATTTGATGCCGTTCGTGGGCGGCGGCCGCGAGAGGATGATTCTGCGGCAAAGGACTCCGTGCGCTGACGAGGACGATCGTTACTGCTGAACGTCGGGGCCGGGGCCCCACGCTGCTGCGCCTCAGCGGCAGCCTGAGGCCCGCTCATACGGGAACGTAGCTGCCCCGCGGACAACGACTGGTCAAAATGCTGCACCACGCCACGGCTGTCGCTGCCGTCATACTGAATACCCAGGTTGTTGGAGGCGTGGCGCTGCACGTATCCCGGCCCGGCGGCCACTGAGTCACGCAGCTGTTCCGGACTGAGCTTCGCAAGTTTTGGCGCTGCCTTACGGAACGCTTTATCCACCTCGGCCTGCGTCGCTTTCTCTCCGCGCAGCAGCTTCTCGCGGACATCATCGTCCCTGTAGCCGGGTTGGTAGGTATGCAGTACGTGGAAACTATCGCCGAATTTAGCGTCCTCCAGCCGCATGGCGCGGCCAAACTCCGGCCAGGGATCGGACACAATGGACTTCCCGTCTACGCGCGGATCGCCAATGATCACAAAGGCATGGTCTACGTCACGGTTATGCACCACGGAAACCGGCTGTTTGACGCGGGAGTTAGCCAGCAGCAGCGCATTCACTGCCGCCATTTCACCGCAGTTGCCCGCACGAAACTTAGAAGCCTCCCAGGCTCGCACGGTGTAGTCCCCATTGCCCGTTCCCTTCTGCGCCAGCAGCGTTCGCTTATAGGATTCACCCATCGTGGCGCGAACATGGTTCTTTTGGTTGCCCGACCCCATGTCCAGAATGCGCCAGGTATCATCTATCGCTTTATTGGCGTAATAGAGCGCATCCGCCCGGCGCGACGACACCTTCACGGTGCAGTCGAAGTGCTGAGGATTGTTAGGCTCCAGCGCGATGCGCATGGATACCCGTCGGTTTGAGTTACCGCTTATCAGGCCAGGATCGACCCGCAAGCTGGTATCAACGCTGTTCAACGGCATGAAATCTCCCCACTTTAGTTGTTGAGTCAAAAGGTTAAGTGGGAAGAGCGGCGCGCTGGTTCCTGAGCGCAGCAAAATCGTTGCGCCATCGCGCCCGGCACGGGACGCGTGGGCAACTTGTAACAAGCTGCAACCTTTATCGCCCCCGGCAGAGCTAGATTCGCCGCGGCGAGGCTGCTATGTTCATTTATCACGCGTCTTTGCAATTTGTGCGCGATAATTATTTTTATAAAAAAGAACAATTTAATAACTATAAATTATGGATGACAGACGGTATGGCAATCAGACTCCTCCTCGCGGACGATCACATTTTGATGCGCGAGGGCCTGAAACAAATTTTTTCACTGGATAAGAAAATTAAAGTGGTGGCGGAAGCCGGCTGTGGCAAAACGGTGCTCTCGCTGCTGACGGAAATTGATGTTGATGTGCTGCTGCTGGATCTCTCCATGCCCGGCGAGTCCGGGCCGGAACTGGTGCAGCAAATCACCCGGCTGTGGCCGATGCTGCCGGTGCTGGTATTAAGCATGCACAACGAGCCGCAAATCGCCCAGATGGTCCTCGCCAGCGGTGCCCACGGCTTCATTACTAAAGATCAGGCCCCGCAAACGCTGCTGCACGCCATCCATCGCGTGGCCGCCCGCCAGCGCTATATCGACCCTTCGCTGGCGGAAGCCATCGTCTTTTCTACCCAGGAAAACGACCAGCTTCGCCGCTACGCCACGCTATCCCAGCGCGAAAAGCAGATCCTCCGTCTGCTGAGCAGCGGCGAAAATGTCAACGGCATAGCGGAGACGCTGAGCATCAGCAACAAAACGGTCAGCACCCATAAAACCCGCATGATGGAAAAAATGCAGTTCGACAACAACGCCGACATCATCAAGTTTGCTATTCGTTATCATAAACTTTAGCCGCGCCCGGCTGGGTATAAGGGATCTCGATATGCACGCAGCTCCCTTTACCCGGCGTGCTGTGGATGTTAAACGTCCAGCCCTTCATCATGCAGCGTTCCCGCATGCTCAGCAGCCCAAATGCCCCCTCGGACACCAGGCCCGGATCAAACCCCTGGCCGTCATCATTGATGCAAATAAGCACGACGTTGCCCCGGGTCAGCACCTTCACCTCCACTTCCCGCGCTTTCGCATGCCGCTGAACGTTGGTGAGCGACTCCTGCACTACGCGGAAAATCGCCGTCACCTCATCGTCACACAGCGACACCGGCAGCGGCTGAATGGTCAACGTACAGACCCCGGAGCGAAGCTTATTGAACTGGTCCCGCAGCCAGATAAGCGCGGGCTTCAGCCCCATATTCAGCACCGCCGGGCGCAGCTGGGTGGCAATGTCACGCACCACTTTAATGGTGCCATCCACCAGCTGAGTCAAAGGTTCGACTTCATGCTGGAGCGCGGGATGGTTCTGCCCCAGCAGGGAGATCCCTACCCGCAGTGAGGTAAGATGCTGCCCCAGCTCATCGTGAATTTCTCGCGCCATATGCTTGCGTTCGTTTTCGACGCTGCTTTGCATCTTCTGGGTCATCTGCCTCAGCTGTTCGTGGGTCTGGCGCACCTGCTGTTCGGCAAAATATTGCCGGGAGGCCGGACGAGCGATCACCAGCACGGATTTCAGCGTCTGCTGCGGCGTGAACTCAGGAATAAAACGCGCCTGATAAATCCTCCCTATCCGTGAGTCGGAGCGCACGCCATGCAGCACGGCCTCCAGCTGAATGTGCTTGCGCAGCACCAGCTGCAGCGACCAGTTGATCTGCTCCATCAGGGTCGAGTCGCCGATGAGCGAATTCATTTTCAGGCCGATAGCCGCCGCGCTCCTGGGCATACACTGCAGCGCCGTTTCGTTGGCATAGAGCAGCCTTTGCTCGCTGTCCACGCGCAAAATAGCATCGGGCACGTTATCCAGAATGTCGCGAAGTTCGTTTTCTCGGTCGTAGTAAAAACGATGAATGTCGTTGCGGTAGCGGGTATCGCACACCACCATCATCACCCAGTTCTGCCCCTGGAACGCAAAGCGACTCGGGCAAACTTCCACCGGAATCACCAGATCGGGCGAGGCGTGAAAGCGGGCGTTGATTTTATCGCCGTACAGCGAATGCTCCGGCTGCTCCAGCTGCTGCTCCACCACCGCGAGCAGCGGCAGATCGCCGTAGCCCCGCAGGCGGGTGAAAATATTTTCGCCTGAAAGACGCCCTTCATTTGCCGGCAGGCAAACGCTGAGCGCCTTATGGTTGGCAAAAACAATAGTGAAATCCCTGTCAACGATGAAAACCAGCTCGCGCATACTGTTGAAAGCGGCGCCCAGCAAATCCGGAGAGTCATTGGGCCGTGGATGCGGCCCGCCGTCTTGTTTCATAGGGTATTATTCTTCTCGTTCAGGGGATAACGAAGCGAACGTGGCTCAGTTCAGGCTATCCCACCCCAGATCCTGTTTTAAGGACTGCCGGAGACGGGAAAGACGTGAGCGAACGGTGCCGATCGGAATGGTCATCCGGTCGGCCGCTTCCTGGTAACTGATGTCATTATCGACGATCAGTTGTAATAATTGTTGATAATCTTCAGGGAGTTGCGAAATTCTCTGCAACACTTTCGCCAGGATATCCTTACCCTCTGTCACCCCTTCTGGCTGCTCCGAATGCAGCAGCGTCCCGAGCACGTCGTCATTTAGCTCATCGTGCAGGTAGCTCACTTTGACGGATTTGTAGTGGTTCTTCACCAGGTTTACCGCAATCCCAAACATCCAGGTTTCCGGGCGCGATGAGCCGCAAAACTTGTGCTTATTGCGAATCACCTCATACCAGGTGTTCTGCACCAGATCTTCTATATCGGCAAAGTTTGCCACGCGTTTACGAATAAAATTATACAGACGCTGCTCGTTGTCGCGCATTACTCGCTCCCAGTTAACCACCGGAAACTCGCCCTGCACAACGTTGGGCTCAAAAGTCGGCTGCACTTGCGGAAAGACCTGTGATTCGAAATCAAACATGGCTGACATGGTGAACACCTTTTTAGTGAATAGATTCAGGAGTTCGTCCTATAGCAAGCGCCATGCCAGCGAAATAAACCAACATAACAATATGATTTTATTAATTTAAAATTTTAAACTCGGAATAATATGAGTAAAAACACACACAGCCTGAAAGCCGGTTTGTGCAACTTCTTACACAGCCCTCGAGAGCGGAAATTATTTTATTTGCGGGGGAACCTCCCCAGGCCTTAACCCACACACAGACAGGCGAATCGGGTAAGGCACAACGCAATGAACATGAGAATCCCCCAGCACCATCACCACCATAATCTGCGTCTTGAAACCGAACAGGCGGACGCGCTGGTCGATGAGCTAATCAGCGACACGAACAGTGATAAAAGCGCGGCGAGCAGTTCATCGTCAGCCACTCGCGCTGCGCCCGCGCCTCAGCGGCCCGGTGCGGCGCAAGAGTCGATGGCGTCAGCCTTTGCAGAAAGCATCGAGCAGAAAATCAAACATGAGGAGCAGCGCACGCAGGGTACCCAGCAGCGCCGCGTCTCGGTGGCGGCCATCAAGGTTACCCACCTTGTGGAGCTGGGCCGCCTGCTGGAAAGCCCGTCCGGGAAAGACCAGGCCGGGCAGGAATCCGCGTTTGAACGGCTGCTGTCAGGCTCGGAAGGGAAAAATCCCACTCTTGAGGACCTGCTGGAACAGGCCAACAACGACCCGGCTTCGGCATTTGTCACCCTCAGCCTGATGGCGATGCGCCTGCGTAACGGCAGCAACCCTGCGCTGGCGGCGCACGTCGAACGCATGCTGGCCGAGCTCCAGCAGCAGCACCCGGAAAAAATTAACGCGGGGGTGAACACCGCCCCGGCGATTGCCGCCTTTAGCAGCGACCCAGGGCAGAAGCGCGAAATGCGCAAGCTTTACTACAGCGGCGTGATCAACCAGCAGTCCGCCGACAACATCATGGACGTGCTGCTGGACAAGTTTGGCGTCGACGGCTTCGTGCCTGCGCTGCGAACGTTGCAGCGTGCGCTTTCGGATGATATCGCCGCCCTGGCCCCGTCAGCGCCACCAACGGCCCTGCGCCGCCTGCTTTCCGGGCTGAACGATACCCGCGCCATTACCCACACGCTGTCGGAAGTCGCGCAGTTCCTCGACCGCCTGAAGAGCAAGTACTCCCACGTCACGATGGGCGCCGACGTGATGACCCGCTCTTTGCTCAGCATGTGCCGCAACGGCTTCTACTCGCGCGACCTGACCCAGCTCGGACTGCAGGTTGTGGGCGAAAAACCGCTGCAGCAATCGCTCTTTTTCAACGGACTGCTGACGCTGCTTCAGGCGCTGCCGGAAAAAATCTGGGGCGGCAACGATGATACCCGCCACAACGCTCTGCTCCTGCTGCGCACCCTGAACGGCGAATACGCCGCGTGGGAAAAACGCAGCCAGCTGGCGCAGTAAACGGACTTCATCAGGATTGAAAAGACAATGAACACGCTGTTTAACCTTCTCAACCGCCTGGCGATTACCGCCATGCAACGCTCCGAAGTGGTGGGGGCTTTCATCGCGCTGGCGGTGGTGTTCATGCTGATCATCCCGCTGCCGCTGGGGCTGATTGACGTACTGATCGCGGTCAACATCAGCGTCTCGTGCCTGCTCATCATGACGGCGATGTACCTGCCCAAGCCGCTGGCATTCACCACCTTCCCGGCGGTGCTGCTGCTGACCACCATGTTCCGCCTCGGGCTGTCGATTTCCACCACGCGCCAAATCCTGCTGCAGCAAAACGCCGGGCACATCGTTACCGCCTTCGGCAACTTTGTGGTCGGTGGCAACCTGGCGGTCGGCCTGGTGGTGTTCCTGATCCTGACGGTGGTGAACTTCCTCGTGATCACCAAAGGCTCAGAGCGTATCGCCGAGGTGGCTGCCCGCTTTACCCTCGACGCCATGCCGGGCAAGCAGATGTCCATCGACAGCGACCTGCGGGCCGGGCTGATTAACGTTCAGCAGGCAAAGAGCAAGCGCGAGGATCTGGCGAAAGAGAGCCAGCTGTTCGGGGCGATGGACGGCGCCATG from Cedecea neteri encodes:
- a CDS encoding response regulator transcription factor, giving the protein MAIRLLLADDHILMREGLKQIFSLDKKIKVVAEAGCGKTVLSLLTEIDVDVLLLDLSMPGESGPELVQQITRLWPMLPVLVLSMHNEPQIAQMVLASGAHGFITKDQAPQTLLHAIHRVAARQRYIDPSLAEAIVFSTQENDQLRRYATLSQREKQILRLLSSGENVNGIAETLSISNKTVSTHKTRMMEKMQFDNNADIIKFAIRYHKL
- a CDS encoding CesT family type III secretion system chaperone, which translates into the protein MPAPSKLAQILQPLLTDDLGQKAELENAEGYSIELAEGLTLEISESPVGHLLLSCILPVRPTRLSDTETLSVLLQANLLGMDYPPVLTGLLPEQQQVVQWSSLPFHQLEPEVLKRLFNRFALQAEKLAAWLV
- the sctW gene encoding type III secretion system gatekeeper subunit SctW; amino-acid sequence: MNMRIPQHHHHHNLRLETEQADALVDELISDTNSDKSAASSSSSATRAAPAPQRPGAAQESMASAFAESIEQKIKHEEQRTQGTQQRRVSVAAIKVTHLVELGRLLESPSGKDQAGQESAFERLLSGSEGKNPTLEDLLEQANNDPASAFVTLSLMAMRLRNGSNPALAAHVERMLAELQQQHPEKINAGVNTAPAIAAFSSDPGQKREMRKLYYSGVINQQSADNIMDVLLDKFGVDGFVPALRTLQRALSDDIAALAPSAPPTALRRLLSGLNDTRAITHTLSEVAQFLDRLKSKYSHVTMGADVMTRSLLSMCRNGFYSRDLTQLGLQVVGEKPLQQSLFFNGLLTLLQALPEKIWGGNDDTRHNALLLLRTLNGEYAAWEKRSQLAQ
- the dinG gene encoding ATP-dependent DNA helicase DinG yields the protein MALSSAQKAQIGAWYKALQQQIPDFIPRAPQRQMIAEVAKTLAGEEGRHLAIEAPTGVGKTLSYLIPGIAIARGDQKTLVVSTANVALQDQIYSKDLPLLRKIIPDLKFTAAFGRGRYVCPRNLAALATDNFTQGDLLAFLDDEMAPTSKAEQQRCAKLKASLDGYKWDGLRDHTDEAIEDDLWRRLSTDKASCLGRNCHWYKECPFFVARREIDEAEVVVANHALVMAALESDAVLPEAKNLLLVLDEGHHLADVARDALEMSAEVTPGYSRLQLDLFSKLVETCMAQFRPKSPPPLTSPERLTNHCDEVYELLQSFHAIVGLWLPGEREGEHRFEMGVLPEEVMVICQRLAKLMEALRSLSEALLNDLSEKTASHDIVRLHRALLQMNRALGFFEAQSKLWKLAAMEQASGAPVSKWVTREIREGQPHLFFHCVGIRVSDQLEKMLWRKVPHVIVTSATLRSLNRFDRLQEMSGLREKAGDRFIHLDSPFNHIEQGKIVIPKMRVEPLMEHEAQHIAEMAAFFRAQLALGEHKAMLVLFASGRAMQQFLTHVTDLRLMLLVQGDQPRYRLVELHRKRVEAGETSVLIGLQSFAEGLDLKGELLTQVHIHKIAFPPVDSPVVVTEGEWLKSLNRYPFEVQSLPSASFNLIQQVGRLIRSHACYGEIVIYDRRLLSKRYGERLLAALPVFPIEQPEAPEAKVIITTPKHTVRRKRVSKK
- a CDS encoding PAS domain-containing sensor histidine kinase, producing MKQDGGPHPRPNDSPDLLGAAFNSMRELVFIVDRDFTIVFANHKALSVCLPANEGRLSGENIFTRLRGYGDLPLLAVVEQQLEQPEHSLYGDKINARFHASPDLVIPVEVCPSRFAFQGQNWVMMVVCDTRYRNDIHRFYYDRENELRDILDNVPDAILRVDSEQRLLYANETALQCMPRSAAAIGLKMNSLIGDSTLMEQINWSLQLVLRKHIQLEAVLHGVRSDSRIGRIYQARFIPEFTPQQTLKSVLVIARPASRQYFAEQQVRQTHEQLRQMTQKMQSSVENERKHMAREIHDELGQHLTSLRVGISLLGQNHPALQHEVEPLTQLVDGTIKVVRDIATQLRPAVLNMGLKPALIWLRDQFNKLRSGVCTLTIQPLPVSLCDDEVTAIFRVVQESLTNVQRHAKAREVEVKVLTRGNVVLICINDDGQGFDPGLVSEGAFGLLSMRERCMMKGWTFNIHSTPGKGSCVHIEIPYTQPGAAKVYDNE
- a CDS encoding RNA polymerase sigma factor; translation: MSAMFDFESQVFPQVQPTFEPNVVQGEFPVVNWERVMRDNEQRLYNFIRKRVANFADIEDLVQNTWYEVIRNKHKFCGSSRPETWMFGIAVNLVKNHYKSVKVSYLHDELNDDVLGTLLHSEQPEGVTEGKDILAKVLQRISQLPEDYQQLLQLIVDNDISYQEAADRMTIPIGTVRSRLSRLRQSLKQDLGWDSLN